In Telopea speciosissima isolate NSW1024214 ecotype Mountain lineage chromosome 10, Tspe_v1, whole genome shotgun sequence, the DNA window TTTTTCTATAATTGCAGAGGTAGCAGAGAACGTAGTAGAACCGGAAGATTACAAGCTACTGGCTAAAGATCTCGATGATGCTTCTCCTCTTGCAATTATTGATAAAGCCCTTGAGAAATTCGGAAATGACATCGCCATTGCCTTCAGGTATTTGATTGATCTCGATCATCAATCATTATGCAATTGTGTATCCCCTGCCACTTGATTTTTTTAGATGAAGTTTTTGAATATGGACTTGTTGATTGTTGCAGTGGGGCCGAAGACGTGGTATTGATCGAGTATGCGAAGTTGACGGGGAGACCATTCAGGGTGTTCAGCCTTGACACAGGGAGGCTTAACCCTGAGACTTACAAGTTGTTCGACACGGTCGAAAAGCACTATGGAATTCGCATCGAGTACATGTTCCCTGATGCGGTCGAGGTGCAGGGAATGGTTAGGAACAAAGGGCTCTTCTCCTTCTACGAGGACGGCCACCAGGAGTGCTGCAGAGTGAGGAAGGTGAGGCCTCTGCGGAGGGCCCTCAAGGGGTTTCGTGCTTGGATTACGGGGCAGCGCAAAGATCAGTCCCCAGGCACCAGGTCTGAAATCCCTGTTGTCCAGGTGGACCCCTCCTTCGAAGGAATGGATGGTGGAATGGGCAGCCTTGTTAAGTGGAACCCACTCGCAAACGTGAACGGCCATGATATCTGGAACTTCTTGCGGGCGATGAATGTGCCCGTCAATGCGTTGCACTCGCAGGGTTACGTCTCCATCGGGTGCGAACCCTGCACAAGGCCGGTGTTGCCAGGGCAGCACGAGAGGGAAGGGAGATGGTGGTGGGAGGACGCCATGGCCAAAGAGTGCGGCCTTCACAAGGGCAACATCAAACAGGAAGCTGAGCCCGAAAACGGTAAAGCTAATGGAAGCGCCGGAACCAATGGAAACGGGAACGGAAACATCGCCGTTGCTGACATCTTCAGTACCGAGAACGTGGTGAACATGAGCAGAACTGGGATACAGAATCTGGCCAGATTGGAGAACCGAAAAGAACCCTGGCTGGTGGTGCTCTATGCGCCTTGGTGCCGTTTCTGCCAGGTAAGAAAGTTTTTTCTTTGAGTACCAGCATCAAACACCTTTAacgcaaaaaataaaaaaaaaacgtattCATCAACTAATGCTAATACGTCTATGACAGGCAATGGAAGGATCGTATGTGGAGTTGGCAGAGAAGCTGGCTGGGAGTGGGGTAAAGGT includes these proteins:
- the LOC122643127 gene encoding 5'-adenylylsulfate reductase 1, chloroplastic-like; translated protein: MALAASSSAISGSVSFRSLFSQELRAPQFGTFRPLDRTLVPSVPANSTGKRYLVQPVHAEPKRRDSIVPLAATVVAPEVAENVVEPEDYKLLAKDLDDASPLAIIDKALEKFGNDIAIAFSGAEDVVLIEYAKLTGRPFRVFSLDTGRLNPETYKLFDTVEKHYGIRIEYMFPDAVEVQGMVRNKGLFSFYEDGHQECCRVRKVRPLRRALKGFRAWITGQRKDQSPGTRSEIPVVQVDPSFEGMDGGMGSLVKWNPLANVNGHDIWNFLRAMNVPVNALHSQGYVSIGCEPCTRPVLPGQHEREGRWWWEDAMAKECGLHKGNIKQEAEPENGKANGSAGTNGNGNGNIAVADIFSTENVVNMSRTGIQNLARLENRKEPWLVVLYAPWCRFCQAMEGSYVELAEKLAGSGVKVGKFRADGEQKAFAESELQLGSFPTILFFPKHSASPIKYSSEKRDVDSFMAFVNALR